One genomic segment of Linepithema humile isolate Giens D197 chromosome 5, Lhum_UNIL_v1.0, whole genome shotgun sequence includes these proteins:
- the LOC105679569 gene encoding androgen-induced gene 1 protein isoform X3, giving the protein MRQGLVIGFHALIFLNYAFAVYYDYTYTIVPHNVTRVHGAFGGKFKFLTFWDAILQAVFFLICFLNDLVGTNAVNPKKPPFTRKLKDYFHASLGFPIAMFVGVTFWALMLVDRELVLPKALDPYFPWWLNHLMHTMIVITTTIEMIIAPRQYPKRSRSLGILAIFMLTYLVWIHVIYYKSGVWVYPVFEVLTPPLRIVFFLVLLTFCTILYFAGEALNNLIWGKKYVAVMESVEPDLKT; this is encoded by the exons ATGCGACAGGGCCTAGTGATCGGATTCCATGCGCTTATTTTCCTGAACTACGCTTTCGCGGTTTATTATGATTACACGTATACAATCGTGCCGCACAATGTTACGAGGGTGCACGGCGCCTTCGGTGGAAAATTCAAGTTTCTAACATTCTGGGATGCG ATTCTTCAAGCGGTATTCTTCTTAATATGTTTTCTCAACGACTTAGTCGGCACAAACGCCGTAAATCCCAAAAAGCCGCCCTTCACACGGAAATTGAAGGATTACTTCCATGCGAGTCTCGGGTTTCCCATTGCCATG TTCGTTGGCGTAACTTTTTGGGCGTTGATGTTAGTCGACCGTGAGCTAGTATTACCGAAAGCATTGGATCCATACTTTCCATGGTGGTTGAACCATTTAATGCACACGATGATCGTAATAACGACTACAATCGAAATGATTATCGCGCCACGACAATATCCTAAGCGGTCTCGCAGCCTTGGAATACTCGCGATCTTTATGCTTACATATTTAGTTTG GATACACGTAATCTACTACAAAAGTGGCGTCTGGGTGTATCCTGTATTCGAAGTATTGACGCCGCCGCTGCGGATCGTGTTCTTCCTAGTGCTGCTAACATTCTGCACGATCCTCTACTTCGCCGGGGAGGCGCTGAACAACCTCATTTGGG gaaaaaaatacgtagcGGTAATGGAGAGCGTCGAACCGGATTTGAAAACGTAG
- the LOC105679569 gene encoding androgen-induced gene 1 protein isoform X1, which yields MITRFRPFANSREMRQGLVIGFHALIFLNYAFAVYYDYTYTIVPHNVTRVHGAFGGKFKFLTFWDAILQAVFFLICFLNDLVGTNAVNPKKPPFTRKLKDYFHASLGFPIAMFVGVTFWALMLVDRELVLPKALDPYFPWWLNHLMHTMIVITTTIEMIIAPRQYPKRSRSLGILAIFMLTYLVWIHVIYYKSGVWVYPVFEVLTPPLRIVFFLVLLTFCTILYFAGEALNNLIWGNEHTKHKKSHAKSK from the exons ATGATTACACGTTTCAGACCATTCGCGAACAGCCGTGAGATGCGACAGGGCCTAGTGATCGGATTCCATGCGCTTATTTTCCTGAACTACGCTTTCGCGGTTTATTATGATTACACGTATACAATCGTGCCGCACAATGTTACGAGGGTGCACGGCGCCTTCGGTGGAAAATTCAAGTTTCTAACATTCTGGGATGCG ATTCTTCAAGCGGTATTCTTCTTAATATGTTTTCTCAACGACTTAGTCGGCACAAACGCCGTAAATCCCAAAAAGCCGCCCTTCACACGGAAATTGAAGGATTACTTCCATGCGAGTCTCGGGTTTCCCATTGCCATG TTCGTTGGCGTAACTTTTTGGGCGTTGATGTTAGTCGACCGTGAGCTAGTATTACCGAAAGCATTGGATCCATACTTTCCATGGTGGTTGAACCATTTAATGCACACGATGATCGTAATAACGACTACAATCGAAATGATTATCGCGCCACGACAATATCCTAAGCGGTCTCGCAGCCTTGGAATACTCGCGATCTTTATGCTTACATATTTAGTTTG GATACACGTAATCTACTACAAAAGTGGCGTCTGGGTGTATCCTGTATTCGAAGTATTGACGCCGCCGCTGCGGATCGTGTTCTTCCTAGTGCTGCTAACATTCTGCACGATCCTCTACTTCGCCGGGGAGGCGCTGAACAACCTCATTTGGGGTAACGAACATACTAAGCATAAAAAATCTCACGCCAAATCCAAGTAG